The Gambusia affinis linkage group LG11, SWU_Gaff_1.0, whole genome shotgun sequence genome contains a region encoding:
- the il1rl1 gene encoding interleukin-1 receptor type 1: MDVSRLLLSVVMVMSTSDGRSEASDSSCFNLDQDRYKVIKGEAFYYVPLDLDDPNLPDANITWYKNGSKVMNITTDETHRIHYHGGALFFLNISANDAGHYSARHIEASGECFYYHVKIEVFDETSRENLTYGSIRNSDQNKNIPCPQPVKDTCKTFNGNFTWFKGKNLIPGQHKERLWVNDATKDDEDIYTCLCTWTHNHKVYNSSGSRRLVVLDPPCFPNVTIVSPSSKEQLADEGSSVKLNCTVYCGINAARDCEATWLINGNPATQMDGYNETTKLQIEDPSKRTFSTATLTIQRVSVKDFQHEFKCQGSGFYTVNSATLTLKQRESIIPLIISGTCVLLVAVFAAVLVKYFAIDLALLFRPYFPPGRQNKDVKMYDAYVVYQTQSLDKETEDKLSNFVTKSLPSVLEDKCGYRLFIQGRDDIPGEDRVELVESCIKQSRRLMVILTPGSGPEMVENPTSDQTSVIGFDWQVGLHHVLVQREMSVILIQLGEMGPRGYAHLPPGLQHLIRQSAPIRWSKGSQTASKWNSRFWKRVRYLMPARPARKRDLSPVI; this comes from the exons AAGCATCAGATTCTTCCTGCTTCAACCTGGACCAGGATAGATATAAAGTTATTAAAGGTGAAGCGTTTTATTATGTGCCCTTGGACCTGGATGACCCCAACCTGCCTGATGCAAACATCACGTGGTACAAAaacgggtcaaaggtcatgaatATCACCACAGACGAGACACACAGGATCCATTACCATGGAGGAGCtctgtttttcttaaacatcAGTGCTAACGATGCTGGTCACTATTCTGCCAG GCACATTGAGGCATCAGGTGAATGTTTCTACTATCATGTGAAGATCGAGGTCTTCGATGAAACAAGTCGAGAGAATCTGACCTATGGATCCATCCGAAACTCTgaccagaacaaaaacattccttGTCCGCAGCCTGTTAAAGacacatgcaaaacatttaacgggaacttcacctggttcaag GGTAAGAATCTGATTCCCGGTCAACACAAAGAAAGGCTGTGGGTAAATGATGCAACAAAAGACGATGAGGACATTTACACCTGCTTATGTACCTGGACTCACAACCACAAGGTGTACAACTCTTCTGGTTCCAGGAGACTTGTTGTTCTCG ACCCACCCTGCTTTCCAAATGTAACAATTGTTTCTCCAAGCAGCAAGGAGCAGTTGGCTGATGAAG GCTCCAGCGTGAAGCTGAACTGCACCGTTTACTGTGGGATCAATGCAGCGCGGGACTGTGAGGCCACATGGCTGATTAATGGAAACCCAGCAACGCAGATGGACGGATACAACGAAACCACCAAATT acAGATCGAGGATCCTTCAAAGAGAACCTTCTCCACAGCCACCCTGACCATCCAAAGGGTTTCAGTCAAAGATTTCCAGCATGAGTTTAAGTGTCAGGGCTCAGGATTTTATACAGTAAACTCTGCAACTTTAACTCTGAAGCAAAGAG AGTCCATCATTCCCCTCATCATTTCAGGGACGTGTGTGTTGCTGGTTGCTGTGTTCGCCGCTGTGCTGGTGAAATATTTTGCCATTGACCTCGCTCTGTTGTTCAGGCCCTACTTCCCTCCAGGAAGACAAAATAAAG ATGTGAAGATGTACGACGCCTACGTTGTTTATCAGACACAGAGCTTAGACAAGGAGACAGAAGACAAGCTGTCCAACTTTGTCACAAAGTCTCTGCCCTCGGTTCTTGAAGACAAGTGTGGATATCGACTCTTCATCCAGGGAAGAGACGACATACCGGGGGAAG ATCGTGTGGAGCTGGTGGAGAGCTGCATTAAGCAGAGCAGGAGGCTGATGGTCATCCTGACACCAGGATCAGGACCTGAGATGGTGGAAAATCCCACCTCAGACCAAACCTCAGTGATTGGATTTGACTGGCAG GTTGGGCTTCACCACGTTCTGGTACAGAGGGAGATGAGTGTGATTCTGATTCAGCTTGGAGAGATGGGTCCACGAGGTTACGCGCATCTTCCTCCAGGTCTGCAGCACCTGATCCGTCAGAGCGCCCCCATCAGGTGGTCGAAGGGCTCACAGACAGCCTCCAAGTGGAACTCGCGCTTCTGGAAGAGAGTGCGATATCTGATGCCAGCCAGACCCGCCAGGAAACGAGATTTGTCTCCTGTCATCTAA